The genome window ATGCACTGCTCCTGGCGCTTCGGGCACTCGGCATCGGTGCCGGAGACGAGGTAGTTACCACGCCATTTACGTTTTTCGCTACCGCCGGGGCCATCCACAACGTCGGCGCGCGCCCAGTGTTTGCCGATATCGATCCTGACAATTTCAATCTATCCCCGCAAGCGGCCGCTGGGGCCGTGACGCCCGGTACGCGCGCGATCATTCCGGTTGACCTCTTCGGACAGATGGCTCCCGTCGACGCAATCGCCGCGGCGGTTCCGGGGATGCCGATTATCGAGGACGCCGCTCAGTCAATTGGCGCGACCCGTGAGGTGGGTGGCAAGACCGTGAGGGCGGGCGAATCATCGACGATTGGAACGTTCAGTTTTTTCCCGTCGAAAAACCTCGGTGGTTACGGTGACGGTGGCATGATGGTCACGCAGGACGAGGACATTGCGACACGGCTGCGCCGGCTCCGGGTTCACGGGGGTATGAAGACCTACTATCATGATGAAGTGGGTTACAACAGCCGCCTTGATGCGTTGCAGGCAGCAGTGCTGATGGCAAAGCTGCCGAAGCTTGAAGAGTGGAGCGCTGCGCGACGCAGAAACGCGGCGTACTACGACGCCGCCTTCTTGGGCGTTGGAGACGTTACAACCCCGGCCATAGATGCCGGGAATGTTTCGATCTACAACCAGTACACGCTCCGCGTAGCTCGCCGGGATGAGCTGCAGGATCATCTCAGACAAAAGGGGATCGGCAGCGCGATTTATTACCCCTTGCCGCTGCATATGCAACCCTGCTTCGAATATCTGGGTTATGAAAAGGGCGCTTTCCCGGAAAGCGAAAAGGCCGCGCGCGAAGTGCTGTCGCTGCCGGTGTATCCGGAGCTTGGTCAGCGACATCTCAACGAAGTAATCGAGGCTGTGAGAGGATTCTATGGGCAATAACCCTGCAACGTCTGTCTCCATGAAGGACCGACTGCTTTCGAAACTGGACGACCGGACCGCGTGCATTGGAGTCATCGGACTCGGGTATGTCGGGCTGCCGTTGGCGCTGGAGTTCGCGAAGGCCGGATTTCATGTGATTGGGTACGACGTGAGCCAGCGGGTGGTCGGGGCGCTGATGGCGGGCAACTCGCACATTCAGGACGTGAGCTCCGCTGAACTGGCTGGTCTGGTTGATAGCGGCCGGTTCGAAGCGACTGCAGACGAGTCCCGCCTTCAGGAAATGGATGC of Gemmatimonadaceae bacterium contains these proteins:
- a CDS encoding DegT/DnrJ/EryC1/StrS family aminotransferase, giving the protein MSVPLLDLRAQHSSIRDEVVAAMMQVVDDQAFILGAPVERFEKAVAQLSQCRFAIGCANGTDALLLALRALGIGAGDEVVTTPFTFFATAGAIHNVGARPVFADIDPDNFNLSPQAAAGAVTPGTRAIIPVDLFGQMAPVDAIAAAVPGMPIIEDAAQSIGATREVGGKTVRAGESSTIGTFSFFPSKNLGGYGDGGMMVTQDEDIATRLRRLRVHGGMKTYYHDEVGYNSRLDALQAAVLMAKLPKLEEWSAARRRNAAYYDAAFLGVGDVTTPAIDAGNVSIYNQYTLRVARRDELQDHLRQKGIGSAIYYPLPLHMQPCFEYLGYEKGAFPESEKAAREVLSLPVYPELGQRHLNEVIEAVRGFYGQ
- a CDS encoding NAD(P)-binding domain-containing protein, coding for MKDRLLSKLDDRTACIGVIGLGYVGLPLALEFAKAGFHVIGYDVSQRVVGALMAGNSHIQDVSSAELAGLVDSGRFEATADESRLQEMDA